The genome window TGGAacattttgagattttttttcctgcttATCCAATGCTCACATTGAATGGTCTCCTACAGGTGAAGCACTTATTGCCTTCAAGAAGGCAGTTACAAATTCAGATGGGGTCTTTCTAAATTGGCGTGAACAAGATGCAGATCCCTGCAATTGGAAGGGTGTTAGATGTGATAGTCATAGCAAGCAAGTGATTAATCTGTAAGAAATTAAGGCCACCTAGGCACCTATTAAGTTAACTCAGTTCGTTGTGACTTGCTTATTTTCTGATCTAGCTATTTACTGTTTTGCATCAGTAATTTGGTATTTCTTTGTAGGGTAGCATTTTTTTTGCTAATATAAGAGAATCAAATGTTGGTATTTTGAATTATTATTATAAATATCTGACTACTCTTTTCATTTAGGATTCTTGCATATCACAAGTTAGTTGGGCCCATACCACCAGAAATTGGAAGGTTAAATCAGTTGCAAACTTTGTAAGTCTGTTCATAAAGATGGCTTTTATTGTTGATATTTTCCTTGTGCATCACTTGGTAGTATATctaaatttgttttttcttttcccataGATCACTACAGGGGAACAGTTTGTATGGTTCACTCCCGCCTGAACTTGGAAATTGTACCAAGTTGCAACAATTGTGAGTTTTCAAGTGATTACCATAAGTTTCTTTTTCAGGGCATCTTATGTTACCAAATAATTTATGAATGATACTCAGTCAATTTCAGTTCAACTGCATGCTTCTTTTATGTGCCCCAGACTTCTACTTTGTAGTAACAGCTTCTGTTCTTGTGTTGTGAAATCACTTGCAGGTATCTACAAGGAAATTATTTAAGTGGATACATCCCTTCAGAATTTGGTGATCTGGTGGAACTTGAGGCCTTGTAAGTTTGgcattttaaaatttaaattcttttttaattaatttccAATATACTAGTGTCAATTTTCTGTGGCTCATTCCATATCAGATACATCTCTCCAATTAGATTAATTCAAGCTACATTAGACATTTACCATTTTATTGTCGTAAGTGACAAAAGCTAAAAGTCCAATGCAGAAAAACAAAGTTTACTGTATTGTAGATTGATTCAATTGCCATGATTAAGTAATTTAGACATTAATTcctgtttcttgattttttttcttcttcagggACTTATCCAGTAATACATTGAGCGGGCCCATCCCACATTCTCTTGATAAGCTGTCCAAACTTACATCATTGTAAGTGTGTTTTATGTGGATAAATCTTTCTAATGGTTATAACGGGCTTATAGCTAGAAAACAAAAATGTTAATTTTGCAACCTGTGCAGCAATGTGTCCATGAACTTCCTGACAGGAGCAATACCATCTGCTGGTTCACTTGTCAATTTCAATGAGGCATCGTGAGTTATCTTTCCCTTTATTATTCTTAGTCACATATTTCTAGTTCAAAATCACATCTACTCTGTATGTTATATCTAGTCAAGACAGATATTGTTTCATGTGGTGCTCTTTTTTACCTTTCAATTCTCGAGTTGGTAGCCATGCTACTTCCCATTTCTTAGATTCAAACTGAATTCGCATTTGACAATGCAGCTTCATTGGGAACCTTGATTTATGTGGGAAGCAGATTAACGCGGTGTGCAAAGATGCACCTCAATTACCATCAAGCGGCCCTCAGTCTCCTTCCCCAGGTACTGGATATTTGAAGATAAACACAGTATAGTTACCTTTTGTTCTAAGCTTCTAGTACTCCCTctgttctttttatttgttataGTATCTGTGCCTCCAACCTTCTAAATTTCCACCATTTATGTTTAAAACATGAAGATTGCTTATCTAAAAATTGTTTCACTATACTTTTCTTAGAAGTATTTACATAAAAGTATAGTTGTGTTAGTATACATTAAAATAAAGCTACAAAAAGTACTGGTCAAAGATAAGTCTCAAGGACCATAATAAGCCAATAATGTCAAATGAAAATTGAAAGGGGTGaatagcttttctttttatagTGGTTGGCAAGATCTTATTGTGTCTATTTATTTTATGTATCAGTAGTGGTTGTGTTTATGTGCCAGTTGGAAACACATGCACGTGGTAGTATTGTGTTTTGCAAGTTGATCTCTTTGACTCTTTCTTTCCCGTTCACCAGAGGGACCTACAAGCTATGACTTCTAATCATATTGTACTATGAAACCATGTGCCCAACTGTGGTCCAATATTCCACTGTGTAGTTTAGTACTGTGAAGTGTTAAACTCTGATACAGTACTTCTTGTCATGTCTTGTAGCCGTGGATCAGATCAGATGTTGTTAACACCATGAGCTTGCATGTTATTAAACAATGAAGTAGATTAACCTTGTAGAGAAAATTGAAATGATGACgatgaaacaaaaacaaaaacagtgAGGGTTTTTGGTGAACTTGAATGTTAACTCCTTAAGCACAACCTCAGAAAGAGTACAAAGGGTTGTCACTCTCTTACAACCCTTTCAAACCTTTTGGACCCTTGGATCCTTACCCTACACAAAGATATGGTGCTGAAGAGTAAAGAATAACCTGGCCTCTAATCCTCCCATGCGCCCCTTTTTCTTCTACCTTGATCTGGATGAGATCATGTATTGCTTGTTTCCTTGGGTTGGGTGTTCTTTGCCACCCCTTTGCTTTATACAGTGGTCCTTTTGTCTTCCAAAGGGAAGTAGGAATCGCATGCGAATAGGATATTGCTTTAGGAATTCTTTTAGCCTCACCTTTTCCAAATGCTAAAAGAATTAAATTCCAATTAGGATTACCTTTTTCTAAATCCTAAAAGAATTATATTCCAATTAGGATAAGAGGCACCTTTCTTGTCGTTGGAACTTGGGTTCAGTAAGTTTATTCCACGCAAGGCCTTCCATTAGTGCCCATTCAAGATTTAAAGTACTGTACATTGACCATTTTGTGTCAAAGGAGTCCCCTTATAAAATTCTCCTGCAATATCCTGCAGCAATTTGTTTACAAATTTCTTGCCTTTTTACTCCATTTTTCTGACATTTCTTATGTATTTTGGTATTGTCTTACAACAGATGACATGTTTAATAGAAGGAATGGAAAAAATTCTACCAGACTTGTTATAAGTGCAGTAGCCACAGTGGGAGCTCTCTTACTGGTGGCGTTAATGTGTTTCTGGGGTTGCTTTCTTTACAAAAATTTTGGAAAGAAAGATATTCGTGGCTTCAGGGTGGAACTATGTGGAGGTAGTTATTTTATGAAATATGCTGTGCGAGTAATGATCATTCTTCCAAGGAAATTGTCTTGTGACATCTCTTGTTTTTTCAGGCTCGTCCGTTGTGATGTTCCATGGGGACCTCCCGTACTCCTCAAAAGATATCCTTAAGAAATTAGAGACTATGGATGAGGAAAATATCATCGGATCCGGGGGCTTCGGAACTGTTTATAAACTCGCAATGGATGATGGCAACGTTTTTGCATTGAAAAGAATATTGAAAACTAATGAAGGGCTTGATCGTTTCTTTGATAGAGAACTTGAGATATTGGGAAGCGTGAAACATCGTTATTTGGTCAATCTTCGTGGCTACTGCAACTCTCCTTCATCAAAACTGTTGATATATGACTATCTTCCAGGCGGTAGCCTGGATGAAGTGTTACATGGTAAGTGCTGTTTTTTCAACTTAGCTCTCCTTGATTTCATCTGTACTACACTCCTCTGATTATTCATATTTGAAATATTTGATTTGCTTTAAAGTGGACATGCCAATGTACATTGTGATCATTCCCGTTGCCTCAATGACAACATAAGCATGTCTCTGTTCAAAATCAACAATAGTTTAGGCTTTCGAATGAGCTAGTTGGTGCATGAA of Phragmites australis chromosome 3, lpPhrAust1.1, whole genome shotgun sequence contains these proteins:
- the LOC133912135 gene encoding LRR receptor-like serine/threonine-protein kinase FEI 1; the encoded protein is MGSFLREQPWCLFILIIVHLGAREAKTLSSDGEALIAFKKAVTNSDGVFLNWREQDADPCNWKGVRCDSHSKQVINLILAYHKLVGPIPPEIGRLNQLQTLSLQGNSLYGSLPPELGNCTKLQQLYLQGNYLSGYIPSEFGDLVELEALDLSSNTLSGPIPHSLDKLSKLTSFNVSMNFLTGAIPSAGSLVNFNEASFIGNLDLCGKQINAVCKDAPQLPSSGPQSPSPDDMFNRRNGKNSTRLVISAVATVGALLLVALMCFWGCFLYKNFGKKDIRGFRVELCGGSSVVMFHGDLPYSSKDILKKLETMDEENIIGSGGFGTVYKLAMDDGNVFALKRILKTNEGLDRFFDRELEILGSVKHRYLVNLRGYCNSPSSKLLIYDYLPGGSLDEVLHEKSEQLDWDARINVILGAAKGLAYLHHDCSTRIIHRDIKSSNILLDGNFEARVSDFGLAKLLEDEESHITTIVAGTFGYLAPEYMQSGRATEKTDVYSFGVLVLEILSGKRPTDASFIEKGLNIVGWLNFLAGENREREIVDPNCEGVQTETLDALLSLAKQCVSSLPEERPTMHRVVQMLESDVITPCPSDFYDSE